GCTGGAGTGGCTGATGACTTAGATAAAACAACTCACTACGGTTATGTTGCTAAGACTGTGGAAGATATATTTTTTTCAAAAAAATATGATTTAATAGAAAGTCTTGCTGAAGATATGGCAAGAATGATTCTTTTAGAGTATTCTTATATAAACGAGGTGAAGGTGGAAATAAAAAAACCTTGGGCACCAATAGGTCTTATACTAAATAATATTTCGGTGGAAATAGAAAGGAAATGGAATACAGTTTATTTATCTCTTGGTTCAAATGTAGGTGATAAAAAGGCTAATATAGAAAATGCTATACGTAGCATTTCAGAACTTTCAGATACCTATGTAACTAAAAAGAGTGCATTGATAGAAACAGAACCTTTTGGTTATAAGGAACAAGATAATTTTATAAATTCTTGCATAGAAATAAAAACATTGCTATATCCTAAAGAGCTTCTATTTAAGTTATTGGCAATTGAAAAAAGTATGGGTAGAGAGAGAAAAATGAAATGGGGACCGAGAATAATAGATTTAGATATTATTTTTTACAACAAAGAAGTAATTGAAGATGAAGACCTAATTGTACCTCATCCATATATGGAGCAAAGAGCCTTTGTATTAGAACCACTAGAAGAAATAAATCCAAATTTTGTTCATCCGCTTCTAAATAAAAGAGTTAGTACTTTAAGAAAGGATTTGGAAGAAAATGAAAATAAAAATTAAAGATAGAGAATTAGATTTTGGGAATAGGACTTTAGTTATGGGGATATTAAATGTTACCCCTGATTCATTTTCTGATGGAGGAAAATATAATAATCTTGATGCTGCAATTAAGCAAGCTGAAAAATTAATTTCTGAAGGAGCCGATATTATAGATGTAGGTGGAGAGTCAACAAGACCGGGACATACACAAATAAGCTCAGAAGAGGAAATAAAAAGAGTTGTTCCCATAATAAAGAAAATTAAAGAAAATTTTAACGTACTCATATCAATTGACACATATAAATATGATGTTGCAAAAGAAGCTCTTTTAGCCGGAGCAGATATTGTAAATGATATCTGGGGGCTTCAATACGATAATGGAGAAATGGCAAAGCTTGTAAAAGAATTCAATGTGCCACTTATAGCGATGCATAATCAGAATGACGAAGTCTACTCTAAAGATATAATGGCAGATTTAAAGGAATTTTTTGAAAAAACATATAAAATTGCAGAAAAGTTTGGTATAAACAGGGATAAAATTATACTGGATCCAGGACTAGGCTTTGGAAAAAATGCTGAACATAATATTGAAATTATGTCAAGACTGGATGAGCTTTGTAAGATAGCACCTGTTCTTTTAGGTGCATCAAAAAAAAGATTTATAGGAAAGTTATTAAATGATTTGCCTTTTGATGAACGAGTGGAAGGAACAGTTGCCACAACGGTCATAGGAATTCAAAAAGGTGTGGATATTGTAAGAGTACATAATGTCCTAGAAAATAAAAGAGCTTCTTTAGTAGCTGACGGAATTTATAGAGCAAAAGCCCCAAAATAAGTCCCTATTTTCTATTAAATGCTATAATAAAGATTAATAAAATTTAAAACAGGAGTTGTTACAACTTAGCTATTAAAGTAAAAAATAGTTCATTACTGGCTAAATTTCTTAACATTTAAAAATTGACATTTGCTGCAAATTCGGTAACTCGCTTCGCTCAGACATACCAATATTTGCTCGGCTCATTTCCCTCAATTTTTAAATTAAAATTTAGATGTAATTCACTTATTTTTTACTTATATTTTCAATAGTTATGTTTGCAACAGCTCCTGTTTTCATATATACTTATTTATTGTTAATATTGTATAAAAAGCTTTTGCTCTTAATCATTTCAACTTATTTCTAAACTTATGACTTTTTTTCTTAAAATATTTAGAAAGAAAGGGACTCTTATTTTAATAGTTTTTTCTGATTTAGTGCTTTAATAGTCTTCCCAATATCTAAATTAGGGGTTGTAAACAGGTAGTTGAGATAATAAACTTCGTTATTTAGAATTGCTCTTTGATTATTTAAATAGCCTGTTGATATAATTTTATTATATTTATTTCTAAAATCTTTTTCACTACTTGCTAAAATAATGATAATATCAATTTTTTGTGCAACGATATCCTCCCAACTGCTATTAAAATAACTTTTATTAATATTCTTAAAGATATTATTGTAGCCAGCTTTTTCAATTAAAGAATTAACTAAGCCTTTACCACCAATAGTACTGAGATTGCTGTCAATATTGCTAAGGACTAAGACATTCTCTCTTTTTTCTAATATCTTAATACTCTCAATTTCAGAATTTATTTTTAATATTTCTTCTTCAATTTTATCTGAAATATTCAAAAGCTTACCTAGGTTTCTAAGGTCTTTAAAAAATAAGTCCAAATTACCATCTTCTGTTGAAGATTCAAAATAAAAAGTTTCTATACCGTTAGCTTTGAGTTCCTCTATAGGTCCTAAATTAATCTTATTGAAAGCACTTTTCCAACCTATTAATAAATTAGGAGAAAGAGAATAGATTTTCTCTTTTGTAGGAATTTTATCCGACAGATGAGGTATAGTTTTTAGCTTAAATTTAATTTCTTCCGGAAACTCTACTGAACTGCTCCAAGCTTCACCAATTAGCTTATCTTCTTGATCGAGTTGGAGTAAAAGAGCAGTTGAAAAATGACTAAGAGTAATTATTCTATGCTCAGTTTCAGAAAAAATATTTTTTGAGAAAAATATTAAAATAAAAATAAATTTTAAAAAGCATTTATTTCCCATTTTTAAAATACCCTATATTCAAATCCTACAAAATAATTTCTTTCATTTGCAGGATAATATTTTCTGGAATTAGATTTAGTGGAACTATCTTCAACACGTTCATAATATTTGGTATTAGTTAGATTTTTAACTCCAGTATAGATTTTAAAGTTATCATTAACTTGATAATTTATACTTAAATCAACAGTGCTATATGGTCTTACTTTAGTTTTATTATTTTTATCATCAGACCAAGCATATGAACTACTATAGTAAGTTGTAAATAGATTTAAATTTAATTTTTCATTTACCTTATAGTTAAGACCTAGTGTAAGTTTATTTTTAGAAGTTCCTGGAATATGTTTTCCTTTTAATACACCTGTCTTGAATTTTGTATACAGAAATGAATAAGTACCAGAAATTTTTAAATTATCCATTAAATTTCTTTCCAAAAATAATTCATAAGCAAATTTTTCACTTTTTCCATCGTAATTCGTATTAACTCCAGAATCTTTAAAAGTCGGATCATTTGGTCTACGAGAAGAAAAATATATTTCATCTTTAGTCTGTGAATAGAATATAGAACTGCTTATAAGAGTGTCTTTATAGAAATCTCTAAGACCTAATTCAACTGAATATGCTTCTTGAGGTTTTATGTTTTCGTACCAACCATTTGAAGACACCATTTCTCTAGTCAAAGGAGTTCTAAAATCTTTTCCAAATGTTAAATAAGTAGAACCAGTATCAGAGTAGCTGTATTTAGCACCAATATTGAAAACATTATTAGTGTATTTATTATTTTGAATTTTAGAAGTTCTAAAATTATCACTGTACTTATATGAAGTTCTTTGATGTCTGAATCCGGCTTGTATATCTAAATTTTCAGTTAAGGAATAGGTATTTGAAAAGAAAAATCCTACCGCCTCTTTAGTGTCAGTTCTTTTCACTTTATTACTAGGAAATTTTGATTTTCCAAGTGAATAATCAATACCAGCTACAAATTTATTTTTCTCATTTAAATATTTAAACTTAAAAGTATTATCAAGTTGCTCAATATCTTTAATTTTGAAATTGGTATTCCCATCAGCACGAACTTTTTGGAAGCTTAGTTGTTCAATAAGCTCCAAGTTTTTTTTCTTATAAGTGTAGGCTGCCAGAAATCTATTTGTTTCATTTAAGAACCATTCTTTTAGCTTAGCAGAAGAACGTCTATTCTCATTTTTTTGTTTTAGACTTAAACTGTCAGGTAATCTTTTGTAGGTATTATTATAGCCATATTTAAAGAGAAATGAATGATTTTTATTGAAACTTGTATTTAAACCAAGTTGAATATTTTCAGTTCTATTAAAAGAATTTTCTCTATAGCCGTTGCTCTTTTTATTCAAGTAATTACCGAAAAATGTTGTGTTATTTACAGTAGTCGAGAATTCTACATTTCCTTTTGCTCCTCTATGTGACTCAGTGTAGGCACCTAATTTCAAAAGATTTTTATTTTTTTGATTTTTAGTAACAATATTTATTGCTCCTCCAACCGTATTATCACCATAGATGACAGAAGCGTTGCTTGGGATAATCTCTATTTTCTCTATACTATCAACGGGAATAGTATAAAGATTAACATTTCCCCAGTCTACAGGATTCATTTTCACACCATCAACAATAATAGCTATATTTCTATTAAATTGTTTGCCCTGACCTCTGATATCAATAATTCCATTTCCATCAAAGCCCTCAGCAATTCTAACTCCAGGGATATTACTAAGTGCCTCAGGTAAAGATTGAATATTTTTCTCACTAATTTCTGAAGCTGTAATAGTATAGATGGTTTTAGTTGTGTCCTTTAATGAAGTATAAAAACCATCCCCTGAAATAACACTTTCATCAAGTTTAACAGCTAAATTTTCAGCAAAGTTTAAACTTGAAATAGAAAAAAGAAGTAAAAAAATATTTAGTTTCTTCATAAAACATCTCCTTGTAATAAAAAATTAAGTTTATCTATATTTAATTTATACAGACATGATTTTAAAATTATATCGTTTTAAATAAAAAAAGTCAATATAGTAATCTTAATGTTCTATAATATTATAAAAAGGTTGTTGTAAACTGAGCACAACAACCTCTTAAAAAGATAATATATGAAGGTTTAATAAACTTTATTTTAAAAATTCAAGAGCTAGGGAGCTAAATAAAAGGATACCTTTCTTTAAGATAGTTTCATCAATATTAAATTTAGAATTATGAAGAGCTGCACAACCTTCATAACCTGTTCCTAGCCAAAAAAAAGCCCCTTTATAATCATTTAAATAAAAAGCAAAATCCTCAGCACACATTGAAGGCTCCTTTGCTTCAATTATAAATTCTTTTCCTATATACTTATCTCCGACTTCCTTAGCAAAAGAAACTGATTCACTATCATTTATTAAAGAGCAATATCCTCTTTGATAATCAAGAGAACTTTTTGTCCCAAAAAAATTATCAATGGCATTTAAGCTTTCATTCAACCTTCTTTCAATAAAATCTCTAATTGCAGGATTAAAGGTTCTACAAGTTCCTTCTATCTTTACATTTTCAGCTACTACATTATACCTTACACCGGCATTCATAGTTCCAATAGTGAAAACAATATTTTCCATTGGGCTTACTTCTCTTGAAATAATGGCTTGTGCAGCTACAATCCAATTTGCGGCAGCAACTAAGGCATCTATACCTTTATTGGGTTCAGCAGCATGAGATGCTTTGCCAGTAATATCTATATAAAAATGATCTGAAGCTGCCATACATGCACTGTCTTTTAAGACAATTTTTCCAACTTCCGCTTCTGGCCATACATGTAACCCATAAATTCTGTCAACTTCATCGAGAGCTTTACTCGCTATTATTCTTTTAGCTCCTCCATTTGGCGAATCTTCTTCAGCAGGTTGAAAGACCAATAGAATTTCACCCTTTATGCTGTCCTCAAAACTTTTTAAAATCTTTGCCGTTCCCAGCAAAATAGCCATATGTGCATCATGACCGCAGGCATGCATGACACCATTTTTTTCTGATTTATAAAGTATATCATTTTCTTCTGTTACAGGTAATGCATCCATATCAGCTCTGAATGCAATTTTTTTTCCCGGGTTTTTCCCGGAAATTTTTGCAATTATTCCATAATTATCTTTTTGCTTCTCGTATTTTATTTGTAGTTGTTCTAAGATATTAATAATAAATTCGGAAGTATTTTTTTCGTCATTTGAAAGCTCAGGATTTCTATGAAGATGTCTTCTCCAGTTTATAACTTCTTTTTCAATACTTTCAATATTTTTTATGAGTATTTCTTTCATAAATTTCACCTTTCTAATTTTTTAAATGAGAGTTTACTTGCTAAAATTGCAGCAATAGTGAATCCTATTCCGATAACTAATGATAGCATAGTACCAGAAAATAGTCCTTTATCAAGCAAGGTAGTTAAAATAAGATTTAACAAAGCAAAATAAGTTATGCTGATAATAGTGTAGGCAAATGAATAATTAGTCAAAACAGGAGTTTTAAAGTCCGGATCACAAATTCTTAATAATAAAATTCCTGTTAAGAAAACTCCAGTTGACATTCCAAAAGTTGCTATCATATGCTCGAACCAGTAGTCTTTCAGAAAATATTTACACATATAAAATAGGAAAAAAGTAGTTAAAACAAACCCTACTATACACATAACTGTTATGGGAACAATAAAAGCAAAGACAGCCTTTATAGGAAGACTGGCAATAGCAGCAATAACTGCAAATTCAGTCAATGTTCCAGAAATTTTTGATTTTACTTTAGGATCAACTAAAAAATCTAATTTTAGTTTACACATAATATTCCAAAAAATAAACATAACAACTATAGAATATGCCCATATAGAAATTTTATCAAGAATAAAAATTTTATAAGTTTTCATAAATTCTAATAACTTAAATGAAATAAGGCAGACACTAAAAATAATAGCGAAGTGAAAAGCTAAAGAATCTATAGAAGCAGAAAGAGTAGTATCTCTTCCTAAGATAGGCTGTTTTTCCACTTCTTTAATATAACCAATTTTAAAACTTTCAGGAATATCCCCAGGCTTTTTTAATATGGCTGTATAAGCTTTACGAGATGAGAAGTTAATTAATAACATTCCAATTAGAATACCACCAACTATTCCGAAAGTTGCAGTTGTTACAGCAACCCCTTGAGCAGTTTCCCAGTAAGGTAAGTTAGCAGTTTGTAACATATTTCCTAAAAGTCCAGCAGTTCCATGTCCACCAACAAAGCCTAGTCCCAATTCCCAACCAAAAGTTTCATAGAAATCATATTTTCCGTCGAAAAGATATTGCATAGAAAAACCAGCTACAAATTGGAGCATGGCTATTGCTAGACCGATAAAAGCTAAGGGAAGAACGGACTTTGCAGACTTTATCTCAGAGGAAAATTTTAAACCAAGTGGAACAGAAGCCACTATTGGAATTATAAGAACTCCTGGAATAAGTGAATATATTTTTAACCATTCTGGAGAAATTTTTAAAACATTAAAACACACAGGTCCAAGAATTAATAGTATGAAACCTCCAATGACTGAAGCAGGCATAAAAGTTTGTTGAAAAAATTTAATTTTAGCCCTTAAAAAAGTACCCAGTAATAAAAATAAGCCCAATAAACCTAAACTATTCAGTAATTCAGAAAACATTTTAGCTGTCATATTCATTTTGTATGATAAAAATTTATATCATACGTCCTCCTTTCCTTAAATATATAAAAGATTTCAAATTTTTTGACATTTTTTTTGACATCTCTTATTAAAGTTATTATACTTTTAAAAATATTATTTGTCAATTTTTTTGACATTTTTTAAAATATATGAGTATGACTTCAAAATATTCATATAGATTT
The Fusobacterium russii ATCC 25533 genome window above contains:
- a CDS encoding ABC transporter substrate-binding protein; translation: MGNKCFLKFIFILIFFSKNIFSETEHRIITLSHFSTALLLQLDQEDKLIGEAWSSSVEFPEEIKFKLKTIPHLSDKIPTKEKIYSLSPNLLIGWKSAFNKINLGPIEELKANGIETFYFESSTEDGNLDLFFKDLRNLGKLLNISDKIEEEILKINSEIESIKILEKRENVLVLSNIDSNLSTIGGKGLVNSLIEKAGYNNIFKNINKSYFNSSWEDIVAQKIDIIIILASSEKDFRNKYNKIISTGYLNNQRAILNNEVYYLNYLFTTPNLDIGKTIKALNQKKLLK
- a CDS encoding TonB-dependent receptor, translated to MKKLNIFLLLFSISSLNFAENLAVKLDESVISGDGFYTSLKDTTKTIYTITASEISEKNIQSLPEALSNIPGVRIAEGFDGNGIIDIRGQGKQFNRNIAIIVDGVKMNPVDWGNVNLYTIPVDSIEKIEIIPSNASVIYGDNTVGGAINIVTKNQKNKNLLKLGAYTESHRGAKGNVEFSTTVNNTTFFGNYLNKKSNGYRENSFNRTENIQLGLNTSFNKNHSFLFKYGYNNTYKRLPDSLSLKQKNENRRSSAKLKEWFLNETNRFLAAYTYKKKNLELIEQLSFQKVRADGNTNFKIKDIEQLDNTFKFKYLNEKNKFVAGIDYSLGKSKFPSNKVKRTDTKEAVGFFFSNTYSLTENLDIQAGFRHQRTSYKYSDNFRTSKIQNNKYTNNVFNIGAKYSYSDTGSTYLTFGKDFRTPLTREMVSSNGWYENIKPQEAYSVELGLRDFYKDTLISSSIFYSQTKDEIYFSSRRPNDPTFKDSGVNTNYDGKSEKFAYELFLERNLMDNLKISGTYSFLYTKFKTGVLKGKHIPGTSKNKLTLGLNYKVNEKLNLNLFTTYYSSSYAWSDDKNNKTKVRPYSTVDLSINYQVNDNFKIYTGVKNLTNTKYYERVEDSSTKSNSRKYYPANERNYFVGFEYRVF
- a CDS encoding M20 metallopeptidase family protein; this translates as MKEILIKNIESIEKEVINWRRHLHRNPELSNDEKNTSEFIINILEQLQIKYEKQKDNYGIIAKISGKNPGKKIAFRADMDALPVTEENDILYKSEKNGVMHACGHDAHMAILLGTAKILKSFEDSIKGEILLVFQPAEEDSPNGGAKRIIASKALDEVDRIYGLHVWPEAEVGKIVLKDSACMAASDHFYIDITGKASHAAEPNKGIDALVAAANWIVAAQAIISREVSPMENIVFTIGTMNAGVRYNVVAENVKIEGTCRTFNPAIRDFIERRLNESLNAIDNFFGTKSSLDYQRGYCSLINDSESVSFAKEVGDKYIGKEFIIEAKEPSMCAEDFAFYLNDYKGAFFWLGTGYEGCAALHNSKFNIDETILKKGILLFSSLALEFLK
- the folK gene encoding 2-amino-4-hydroxy-6-hydroxymethyldihydropteridine diphosphokinase; amino-acid sequence: MDKISIRDLEFIGYHGVFEEEKKLGQKFLISLELKTDLRMAGVADDLDKTTHYGYVAKTVEDIFFSKKYDLIESLAEDMARMILLEYSYINEVKVEIKKPWAPIGLILNNISVEIERKWNTVYLSLGSNVGDKKANIENAIRSISELSDTYVTKKSALIETEPFGYKEQDNFINSCIEIKTLLYPKELLFKLLAIEKSMGRERKMKWGPRIIDLDIIFYNKEVIEDEDLIVPHPYMEQRAFVLEPLEEINPNFVHPLLNKRVSTLRKDLEENENKN
- a CDS encoding sodium/glutamate symporter — protein: MTAKMFSELLNSLGLLGLFLLLGTFLRAKIKFFQQTFMPASVIGGFILLILGPVCFNVLKISPEWLKIYSLIPGVLIIPIVASVPLGLKFSSEIKSAKSVLPLAFIGLAIAMLQFVAGFSMQYLFDGKYDFYETFGWELGLGFVGGHGTAGLLGNMLQTANLPYWETAQGVAVTTATFGIVGGILIGMLLINFSSRKAYTAILKKPGDIPESFKIGYIKEVEKQPILGRDTTLSASIDSLAFHFAIIFSVCLISFKLLEFMKTYKIFILDKISIWAYSIVVMFIFWNIMCKLKLDFLVDPKVKSKISGTLTEFAVIAAIASLPIKAVFAFIVPITVMCIVGFVLTTFFLFYMCKYFLKDYWFEHMIATFGMSTGVFLTGILLLRICDPDFKTPVLTNYSFAYTIISITYFALLNLILTTLLDKGLFSGTMLSLVIGIGFTIAAILASKLSFKKLER
- the folP gene encoding dihydropteroate synthase, with translation MKIKIKDRELDFGNRTLVMGILNVTPDSFSDGGKYNNLDAAIKQAEKLISEGADIIDVGGESTRPGHTQISSEEEIKRVVPIIKKIKENFNVLISIDTYKYDVAKEALLAGADIVNDIWGLQYDNGEMAKLVKEFNVPLIAMHNQNDEVYSKDIMADLKEFFEKTYKIAEKFGINRDKIILDPGLGFGKNAEHNIEIMSRLDELCKIAPVLLGASKKRFIGKLLNDLPFDERVEGTVATTVIGIQKGVDIVRVHNVLENKRASLVADGIYRAKAPK